One window of Saprospiraceae bacterium genomic DNA carries:
- a CDS encoding methyltransferase domain-containing protein — translation MKEWFEEWFDTVYYYNLYYQRNENEADAFVERLVNVLKIPAYSRILDVACGNGRHALAFNQLGYDVTGIDLSFTKIRENLRFEKEDLHFYRHDMRQLFRINYFDVVLNLFTSFGYFKSHYDELNAASAIAANVKEGGLCVIDYFNAAYIRKHLLSEEKLESGGYCFLIQKQLELHWISKKICVIEEDKCSIFYEKVRLYQTHDLINLFSQFGLHIYKIFGSYQLDEYIPELSERMILVFKK, via the coding sequence ATGAAGGAATGGTTTGAAGAATGGTTTGATACGGTATATTATTATAATTTGTACTATCAACGAAATGAAAACGAGGCAGATGCTTTTGTAGAGCGACTTGTTAATGTATTGAAGATACCGGCATATTCCCGAATATTAGATGTTGCCTGTGGGAATGGACGACATGCACTGGCTTTTAATCAATTGGGATATGATGTAACCGGAATTGACCTCTCCTTTACTAAAATTCGGGAAAATCTCCGTTTTGAAAAAGAAGATTTGCATTTCTACAGGCACGATATGCGGCAATTGTTCCGAATTAATTACTTTGATGTGGTTTTAAATTTATTTACCAGTTTTGGATACTTTAAATCTCATTATGACGAACTAAATGCAGCATCGGCCATTGCAGCGAATGTTAAGGAGGGAGGTCTTTGTGTAATTGATTATTTTAATGCTGCGTATATCCGAAAACATTTACTATCAGAAGAAAAACTGGAGTCGGGTGGATATTGTTTTCTTATTCAGAAGCAATTGGAATTGCATTGGATTTCTAAAAAAATTTGCGTAATTGAAGAAGATAAATGCTCAATATTTTATGAAAAAGTCAGATTGTATCAGACACATGACTTAATCAATTTATTTAGTCAGTTTGGACTGCACATTTATAAAATATTTGGTTCGTATCAATTAGATGAATACATTCCTGAACTTTCCGAGCGAATGATTTTGGTATTTAAAAAATGA
- a CDS encoding phosphatase PAP2 family protein: MIKYLNHLDHELFEWIQLYMRSSMLDPFFLAFRDKNFWIPLYVFLISWVSFNFGKNTWKVFVLCIMTVIITDQMNSSVFKKYFQRDRPCNELYFKDQFVSALPCSGGYSFPSSHATNHMGVAVMIFLICGRLLGRLKWLFIFWALLIGFSQIYVGVHFPIDVLVGWLEGAFWALSLFWLSQYLNLFKINPNQSL, encoded by the coding sequence ATGATTAAATACTTGAATCATTTGGATCATGAATTGTTTGAATGGATTCAACTGTATATGCGATCCTCAATGTTAGATCCCTTTTTTTTAGCTTTCAGAGACAAAAATTTTTGGATTCCGCTTTATGTATTTTTGATTAGTTGGGTAAGTTTCAATTTTGGAAAAAACACCTGGAAGGTATTTGTTTTATGTATAATGACAGTAATCATTACAGATCAAATGAATAGCAGTGTGTTTAAAAAATATTTTCAGCGAGACCGTCCTTGTAATGAGCTTTATTTTAAAGATCAATTTGTATCTGCATTGCCATGCTCTGGTGGATATAGTTTCCCATCATCTCATGCCACAAATCATATGGGTGTAGCCGTTATGATCTTTCTAATTTGTGGTAGACTCTTAGGAAGATTGAAGTGGCTTTTTATTTTTTGGGCGCTCCTCATAGGGTTTTCACAGATTTATGTAGGCGTACATTTTCCAATTGATGTGCTGGTTGGATGGTTAGAAGGTGCCTTTTGGGCACTAAGTTTATTTTGGCTGAGTCAATACCTTAATTTGTTTAAAATCAATCCGAATCAATCCCTTTAG
- a CDS encoding pyridoxal phosphate-dependent aminotransferase: MFKIAQRAQLMTESATLKMAQLARQMTAQGHDVINLSLGEPDFDTPEHIKQAAIQAIRDGYTKYTPVAGTLELRQAISKKFKKDNQLHYSPEEIIVSNGAKQCFANLCFALLEAGDEVVLFSPYWVSYYEIIKLAGATPVCVFADVDKDFKPSAQQLRDAISSRTRMFVFSSPCNPTGTVFSKEDMQLYADVLRDYPEILIVSDEIYEYIQFGSQHMSIGSLPDMNQRTATINGFSKGFSMTGWRLGYMGGPSDVINACIKIQGQFTSGAASFSQKAACLALESDLKPTYDMCQAFEKRRNRLLEEIKLLPEWQVNKPQGAFYVLPNVKSCFGKKYDTGIIENSDDLAIYLLQEAKVAVVNGIAFGAPDCLRISYSLSEERIVESIKRIRVALDKLV; the protein is encoded by the coding sequence ATGTTTAAAATAGCTCAAAGGGCCCAGCTGATGACTGAGTCTGCCACCTTAAAAATGGCACAACTTGCCAGACAAATGACAGCTCAGGGCCATGATGTCATCAATTTAAGTCTGGGAGAACCAGATTTTGATACCCCTGAACATATAAAACAGGCCGCAATTCAAGCCATTCGTGACGGATATACCAAATACACACCCGTAGCAGGGACCCTGGAATTGCGCCAGGCCATCTCTAAAAAATTTAAAAAAGACAACCAACTCCATTACAGTCCGGAAGAAATAATCGTTTCAAATGGCGCAAAACAATGCTTTGCTAACTTGTGTTTTGCGCTTTTGGAAGCTGGTGATGAAGTCGTTCTGTTTTCCCCATATTGGGTATCCTATTACGAAATTATTAAATTGGCTGGGGCTACACCAGTTTGTGTTTTTGCAGACGTTGATAAGGATTTTAAACCTTCCGCTCAGCAGCTTAGAGATGCAATAAGTTCCAGGACACGGATGTTTGTGTTTTCAAGCCCCTGTAATCCAACCGGTACGGTGTTTAGCAAAGAAGACATGCAACTTTATGCGGATGTCTTAAGGGATTATCCAGAGATCCTCATTGTCTCTGATGAGATTTATGAATACATTCAATTTGGATCGCAACACATGAGCATTGGTTCCCTTCCAGATATGAATCAGCGTACGGCAACCATTAATGGCTTCTCTAAGGGCTTTTCAATGACTGGATGGAGACTTGGTTATATGGGTGGTCCATCGGATGTTATTAATGCTTGTATCAAAATTCAAGGACAATTTACTTCAGGAGCAGCATCTTTTAGTCAAAAGGCAGCCTGTCTTGCCCTAGAATCTGACCTTAAGCCGACCTATGATATGTGTCAAGCATTTGAAAAAAGGCGAAACCGATTATTGGAAGAAATAAAGCTACTCCCAGAGTGGCAAGTCAATAAACCACAAGGCGCTTTTTATGTTTTACCGAATGTAAAATCTTGTTTTGGTAAGAAATACGATACGGGAATCATCGAAAATTCAGATGATTTGGCAATATATCTTTTACAAGAAGCCAAAGTAGCCGTTGTAAATGGCATTGCATTTGGCGCTCCAGATTGTCTCAGGATTTCATATTCACTATCTGAAGAACGCATTGTTGAATCTATTAAAAGAATCAGAGTCGCGTTGGATAAACTCGTCTAG